A genome region from Mycobacterium florentinum includes the following:
- a CDS encoding mycofactocin-coupled SDR family oxidoreductase, whose translation MIQGGTSLEGRVALVTGAARGQGRAHAIRLADEGADIVAVDVCAPISDTIRYPAATSDELVETARAVEDSGRKALFREIDIRNLADLQQLVAAAVDQFGRLDVVVANAGVLSFGRLWEMSEEHWDTVIDVNLSGTWRTLRATVPAMINLGNGGSIIVVSSTTGLKATPGNGHYSASKHGLVGLTNALAVELGEYGIRVNSVHPYAVSTPMGSSVDMLTFLSEHPAYLHSLSPMPFRAIGAPEEFMTPEDIADVVAWLAGDGSANMSGSQVVVDRGHLKH comes from the coding sequence GTGATCCAAGGAGGTACCAGTCTTGAGGGCCGAGTCGCGCTCGTGACCGGCGCTGCTCGCGGGCAGGGACGTGCGCACGCCATCCGGCTTGCCGACGAGGGCGCCGACATTGTCGCGGTCGACGTGTGCGCCCCCATTTCCGACACCATCCGGTACCCGGCCGCTACCTCCGACGAGTTGGTGGAAACGGCACGGGCAGTGGAGGATTCGGGACGCAAAGCGCTGTTTCGGGAAATCGATATCCGCAATCTGGCGGATCTGCAGCAGTTGGTGGCCGCCGCCGTCGATCAGTTCGGCAGGCTTGATGTCGTCGTCGCCAATGCGGGGGTGTTGAGTTTCGGCCGGTTGTGGGAGATGTCCGAAGAACACTGGGACACGGTCATCGACGTCAATCTGAGTGGCACGTGGCGCACCCTGCGTGCCACGGTGCCGGCGATGATCAACCTCGGTAACGGTGGATCGATCATCGTCGTCAGCTCGACTACCGGGCTGAAGGCCACACCTGGCAACGGCCACTATTCAGCCTCCAAACATGGTTTGGTCGGGCTCACGAACGCCTTGGCGGTGGAATTGGGTGAGTACGGCATCCGGGTCAATTCCGTCCACCCGTACGCGGTGAGCACGCCGATGGGAAGCTCGGTGGACATGCTGACGTTTCTCAGCGAGCACCCTGCTTACCTGCATAGCCTGTCCCCCATGCCGTTTCGCGCGATTGGCGCTCCCGAAGAATTCATGACGCCCGAGGACATCGCAGATGTCGTCGCCTGGCTTGCCGGAGACGGCTCCGCGAACATGTCGGGCAGCCAGGTCGTGGTGGATCGCGGGCATCTGAAGCATTAG
- a CDS encoding lysophospholipid acyltransferase family protein — MSDAQVEKHETAKWDPAFTEQVKNTVGPVINRWFRSEVRNLDNVPPAGGALVVSNHSGGISTPDVLIFSSAFYDKFGYDRPVYTLAHYGVFLGPLDGWLRRAGVIEASRENAATALHSGAVVLVFPGGDYDSYRPTSSANTIDFNGRTGYVRTAIEAGVPIVPTVSIGAQETQLFLTRGNWLARKLGLTKARMDILPISFGFPFGLSVIFPPNLPLPSKIVTEVLEPIDIIAQFGKDPDIDEVDAHVRSVMEAALKRLAAQRRFPILG, encoded by the coding sequence ATGAGCGACGCTCAGGTCGAGAAGCACGAAACCGCCAAATGGGATCCGGCGTTCACCGAACAGGTGAAGAACACGGTCGGCCCGGTGATCAATCGCTGGTTTCGGTCCGAGGTGCGAAACCTGGACAACGTTCCGCCAGCGGGTGGGGCGCTGGTGGTGTCCAACCACTCCGGCGGCATCTCCACGCCCGACGTGCTGATCTTCTCGTCGGCCTTCTACGACAAATTCGGCTACGACCGGCCGGTGTACACCCTGGCGCACTACGGCGTATTCCTGGGACCGCTGGACGGCTGGCTGCGTCGGGCCGGGGTAATCGAAGCCAGTCGCGAAAACGCCGCCACCGCACTGCATTCGGGCGCAGTCGTGCTGGTCTTCCCGGGCGGTGACTACGACTCCTACCGACCCACGTCGAGCGCGAACACCATCGACTTCAACGGACGCACCGGCTACGTGCGGACCGCCATCGAAGCCGGAGTGCCGATCGTGCCCACCGTCTCGATCGGCGCCCAAGAGACCCAGCTGTTCCTGACCCGCGGCAACTGGCTGGCCCGCAAGCTGGGACTCACCAAGGCCCGCATGGACATTCTGCCGATCAGTTTCGGCTTCCCATTCGGGCTCAGCGTCATCTTCCCGCCGAACCTGCCGCTGCCGTCCAAGATCGTCACCGAGGTGCTGGAGCCGATCGACATCATTGCCCAGTTCGGCAAGGACCCCGACATCGACGAGGTCGACGCGCACGTGCGTTCGGTGATGGAGGCCGCACTCAAGCGGCTGGCCGCCCAGCGCCGGTTCCCCATCCTGGGCTAG
- a CDS encoding TIGR03560 family F420-dependent LLM class oxidoreductase, which yields MHVNTAPAPSDPHVGLILALTVEGLAVSRYPDMAAVARTAEEYGFDSVWLCDHFLTVSPDDYVKDAGIAADTGEASAGARARSMPLLECWTALSALARDTTRLRLGTSVLCNSYRHPSVLAKMAATLDVISEGRLDLGLGAGWFQREFQAYGIPFPPVRDRVSALDESLQVIRAVWTEPNPTYAGEFYTLDGAICDPPPVQQPHPPLWIGGEGDRVHRIAARSAQGLNVRWWAPRQVSERRAFLARACESAGRDPEALRLSVTALLAPTHSSEEEARVRAEFVSIPEAGLIIGPPEKCVERIREYQDCGIDHFLFTIPHVAESEYLHVIGSDVIPSLKRAAA from the coding sequence ATCCACGTGAACACTGCCCCCGCACCCAGCGACCCCCACGTGGGGCTCATATTGGCGTTGACGGTCGAGGGTCTGGCGGTGAGCCGATATCCCGATATGGCCGCGGTCGCCCGGACCGCGGAGGAATACGGATTTGATTCGGTGTGGTTGTGCGACCACTTCCTCACCGTGAGCCCCGATGACTACGTCAAGGACGCGGGCATAGCGGCCGACACCGGCGAGGCGAGCGCGGGCGCGCGCGCCAGGTCGATGCCGCTGCTGGAGTGCTGGACGGCGCTGAGCGCGCTGGCCCGCGACACCACCCGGCTGCGCCTGGGCACGAGCGTGCTGTGCAATTCCTACCGTCATCCGTCGGTGCTGGCGAAGATGGCCGCCACGCTGGACGTCATTTCCGAGGGGCGCCTCGACTTGGGTTTGGGCGCCGGGTGGTTTCAGCGCGAGTTCCAGGCGTATGGGATCCCGTTTCCGCCGGTGCGCGACCGCGTGTCCGCGCTGGACGAGTCCCTCCAGGTGATCAGAGCGGTGTGGACGGAACCGAACCCGACCTATGCCGGCGAGTTCTATACGTTGGACGGCGCCATCTGCGATCCGCCGCCTGTCCAGCAGCCGCATCCACCGTTGTGGATCGGCGGAGAGGGCGACCGAGTGCACCGCATCGCCGCCAGATCCGCTCAGGGCCTCAACGTACGGTGGTGGGCGCCGCGGCAAGTGAGCGAGCGTCGAGCATTTCTTGCCCGGGCGTGTGAATCCGCCGGGCGCGATCCGGAGGCCCTGCGATTGTCGGTGACGGCCCTGCTCGCACCCACCCATTCCAGCGAGGAGGAGGCGCGAGTCCGGGCGGAATTCGTGTCCATTCCGGAGGCCGGGCTGATCATCGGGCCCCCCGAAAAGTGCGTGGAACGCATCCGGGAATACCAGGACTGCGGCATCGATCATTTCCTCTTCACGATTCCGCACGTCGCCGAATCCGAATATCTCCACGTCATTGGTTCCGACGTTATTCCGTCGCTCAAACGCGCCGCGGCATAA
- a CDS encoding VOC family protein has translation MGFAVQRFDHIVVNCNDIEATAAWYERVLGMKRETFGPSNRTALCFGNQKINLRPVGALADDPEWVTGIAEAAGSEDLCFITESSPDEVCAHLQACGVEITAGPVTKTGALGPMTSHYCRDVDGNLVEIAVY, from the coding sequence ATGGGGTTCGCCGTGCAGCGATTCGACCATATTGTGGTCAATTGCAACGATATTGAGGCCACCGCGGCGTGGTACGAGCGTGTCCTCGGCATGAAGCGCGAGACGTTCGGACCGTCCAACCGAACGGCGCTGTGCTTCGGGAATCAGAAGATCAACCTGCGGCCCGTCGGCGCGCTCGCCGACGATCCCGAGTGGGTCACCGGGATCGCCGAAGCGGCGGGCTCTGAAGACCTGTGCTTCATCACCGAATCCAGTCCTGACGAGGTGTGTGCCCACCTGCAGGCGTGCGGCGTCGAGATCACCGCGGGGCCGGTGACCAAGACCGGCGCGCTGGGGCCGATGACCTCGCACTACTGTCGCGACGTCGACGGCAATCTCGTCGAAATCGCGGTCTACTGA
- a CDS encoding cupin domain-containing protein, translated as MATTDGFHPDFEDTKQQVSRGRVHHVKASDISSDTAQSEGLRRFAALSGKSVGAEKLWMGETHALPATVSSNHHHGESETAIYVRSGNPEFVFHDGVDEVRITAAPGDYVFIPPFLPHREENPDPNTIAEVVIARSSQEAIVVNLPALHPLESGQ; from the coding sequence ATGGCAACCACAGATGGATTTCACCCAGACTTCGAGGACACCAAGCAGCAGGTGTCGCGGGGCCGGGTGCACCACGTCAAGGCGTCGGACATCAGTTCCGATACCGCGCAATCGGAAGGATTGCGGCGATTTGCCGCACTGAGCGGCAAGTCGGTCGGCGCCGAAAAGCTGTGGATGGGTGAGACGCACGCATTACCCGCGACCGTCTCGTCCAACCATCACCACGGTGAGTCGGAGACCGCGATCTATGTGCGAAGCGGCAACCCGGAGTTCGTCTTTCACGACGGCGTCGACGAGGTGCGCATCACGGCCGCACCCGGCGACTACGTGTTCATCCCGCCGTTTCTGCCGCACCGGGAAGAGAACCCCGACCCGAACACCATCGCGGAGGTCGTGATCGCGCGCAGCAGCCAGGAGGCCATCGTGGTCAACCTGCCCGCGCTGCATCCGCTCGAAAGCGGTCAGTAG
- a CDS encoding haloacid dehalogenase type II codes for MAATPSVLVFDVNETLIDIESIAPLFGELFGDERVLREWFGQLVLYSMTATLADHYVDFFALGQGVLRMLADIHGLDITDGDLHRLESHMRTMPAHPDVEEGLTTLRDNGFRLATLTNSPHRPLAMTPLEHAGLAGFFEQQLSVEACRAFKPSPSVYRYACQMLGVQPGDCMMVAAHVWDTLGAQNVGFSSALITRPGNPPLPVEGLPQPTLVVSDLRQLAERLGAGPS; via the coding sequence ATGGCCGCGACGCCGTCTGTCCTTGTTTTCGACGTCAACGAGACACTGATCGACATCGAGTCCATCGCACCACTTTTCGGCGAGCTGTTCGGCGATGAGCGGGTGCTCCGAGAATGGTTCGGCCAGCTGGTCCTGTATTCGATGACGGCCACTCTGGCCGACCACTATGTGGACTTCTTCGCGCTCGGACAGGGCGTCCTACGCATGCTGGCCGATATCCATGGGCTCGACATCACCGACGGCGACCTGCATCGCCTGGAGTCGCATATGCGTACGATGCCGGCCCACCCGGATGTCGAAGAAGGGCTTACCACACTGCGCGACAATGGGTTTCGGCTGGCCACGCTCACGAACTCACCACACCGCCCCCTAGCGATGACACCGCTGGAGCACGCGGGGCTCGCGGGCTTTTTCGAGCAACAGTTGAGTGTGGAAGCATGCCGCGCCTTCAAGCCGTCACCATCGGTCTACCGATATGCATGCCAGATGCTCGGCGTACAGCCTGGCGATTGCATGATGGTGGCCGCCCACGTGTGGGACACCCTCGGCGCGCAAAACGTCGGCTTCAGTAGCGCTCTCATCACCCGGCCGGGTAATCCACCTCTGCCGGTTGAAGGCCTGCCGCAACCGACCCTCGTGGTGAGCGATCTGCGCCAACTCGCCGAACGACTGGGCGCCGGGCCCAGCTGA
- a CDS encoding TMEM175 family protein yields the protein MELRPPSAHTFSALLPLWPTGLSYVVSYLFIAIVWVNHHHLFGYAETATPRLVWSNFAHLFSVSLIPFTTEWIADSRLADAPVVLYASIFVLVNITYIALCTEVVDRSAHEDVSHRLRGLLRMRSFITIFVFAAAAVIAVRWPVIAMVLICLCLVGYLRPDIPDPQKAEH from the coding sequence TTGGAGCTCAGACCGCCCAGCGCTCATACCTTTAGCGCTCTGCTACCGCTGTGGCCCACCGGGCTGAGCTATGTGGTCAGCTATCTGTTCATCGCGATCGTCTGGGTCAACCATCATCACTTGTTCGGCTACGCCGAAACCGCGACGCCTCGGTTGGTGTGGTCGAATTTCGCGCATCTCTTTTCGGTTTCGCTGATTCCTTTCACCACCGAATGGATCGCCGACAGCAGGCTGGCTGACGCGCCGGTGGTCTTGTATGCGTCCATATTCGTCCTGGTCAACATCACCTATATCGCGCTCTGTACAGAAGTCGTCGATCGCTCTGCCCACGAAGATGTTTCGCACCGTCTCCGCGGGCTGTTGCGGATGAGATCATTCATCACGATCTTTGTCTTCGCGGCAGCCGCGGTGATCGCGGTCAGATGGCCGGTCATCGCGATGGTGTTGATTTGCTTGTGCCTGGTCGGATATCTACGGCCCGACATTCCGGATCCCCAGAAAGCTGAGCACTGA
- a CDS encoding VOC family protein — translation MPVSDPDRSLQFYRDQVGFDLDVDYAPAPDFRVIQLTPQGSGASIQFGAGLTDAPPGSLRGLYLVVTDITEIRQELADRGVAVSEIRHKDTGDTVRQPGGAGGCGGWAKSQCGAIAGVFRRGIRGAHHDLGFGAQTAQRSYL, via the coding sequence GTGCCGGTTTCGGATCCGGATCGGTCGCTGCAGTTCTACCGCGACCAGGTCGGCTTCGACCTCGACGTCGACTACGCGCCCGCACCCGATTTCCGGGTTATCCAGCTGACGCCTCAGGGATCCGGCGCGTCCATCCAGTTCGGCGCGGGCTTGACCGATGCGCCTCCTGGTTCACTGCGGGGCCTGTATTTGGTGGTCACGGATATCACGGAGATCCGTCAGGAACTTGCCGATCGGGGTGTTGCCGTCAGCGAGATTCGCCACAAAGACACCGGCGACACGGTACGCCAACCAGGTGGGGCGGGAGGTTGTGGTGGCTGGGCGAAAAGTCAGTGCGGAGCGATTGCAGGCGTTTTCAGACGCGGTATTCGCGGTGCTCATCACGATCTTGGTTTTGGAGCTCAGACCGCCCAGCGCTCATACCTTTAG
- a CDS encoding DUF427 domain-containing protein, with protein MGLAWQQGPLATGSVGHFLTEQTLPARLLFAEPLRRRMRVRFADRWIADSEDVVLLHEPGRYPVAYFPTGDIEEGVLTAEDRVTPHQDLGDTQWFTVAVGERQANHGAWQHTALPQHAEVLDGRLAFAWRAMDAFYEEDERIVGHAADAYHRIDIRSTSRHLVVRDGGRVIAETQHPLALYESGFAARWYVPREDIDESALKIVEGQTFCPYKGIASYYDVGDRKRAAWSYVDAWTEVGRVSNLVSFEPDKIDVYLDGRQLHLEPGQTVVPHGVDRGLDTDEVLGRTPPGSTR; from the coding sequence ATGGGTTTGGCATGGCAACAAGGTCCGCTGGCGACCGGGTCGGTCGGCCACTTCCTCACCGAGCAGACGCTGCCGGCGCGGCTGCTGTTCGCCGAACCGTTGCGCCGCCGGATGCGGGTGCGCTTCGCCGACCGGTGGATCGCGGACAGCGAAGACGTGGTGTTGCTGCACGAGCCGGGACGCTATCCGGTGGCGTATTTTCCAACAGGGGACATCGAAGAGGGGGTTCTGACCGCCGAGGACCGGGTGACGCCGCACCAGGACCTGGGCGACACCCAGTGGTTCACCGTCGCCGTTGGAGAACGACAGGCCAACCACGGCGCATGGCAGCACACCGCGCTGCCGCAGCATGCGGAGGTGCTCGACGGACGACTGGCGTTCGCCTGGCGCGCGATGGACGCCTTCTACGAAGAGGACGAGCGCATAGTCGGGCATGCCGCCGACGCCTACCATCGCATCGACATTCGTTCTACGTCACGACATCTCGTCGTCCGCGACGGTGGCCGGGTGATAGCGGAAACGCAGCACCCATTGGCGCTGTACGAGTCCGGGTTTGCCGCACGCTGGTACGTGCCCCGCGAGGATATCGACGAATCAGCACTCAAAATCGTTGAAGGACAAACCTTTTGCCCATACAAGGGGATCGCCTCCTATTATGACGTCGGCGACCGCAAACGCGCGGCGTGGTCATACGTCGACGCCTGGACGGAAGTTGGGCGGGTCAGCAACCTGGTGTCGTTTGAGCCCGACAAGATCGATGTCTACCTGGATGGCAGGCAGTTGCACCTCGAGCCCGGCCAGACCGTCGTTCCGCACGGCGTGGACCGCGGGCTGGACACCGATGAGGTGCTCGGAAGAACTCCGCCGGGGAGCACGCGATGA
- a CDS encoding zinc-binding dehydrogenase — protein MTSSVSALPTAPAVVREQPGGDTMRAIILTGFGGLDRLVHTEIPKPLPKAGEVVIEVKGFGINHAEIHMRRGEWAEAAEVSGIECVGIVDSCPGGEFPVGAKVAALMGGLGRTINGSYAEYTRVRAANVALMESDLPWSQLAALPESYATSWTCLFRNLKLTAGQTLVIRGATSALGQAALKMAVITGANVIATARSEKRFPLLAQLGAARVEVERPDLAAHIAEAKRIDAVLDLVGNSTILDSLDMLRRDGTACLAGWLGGLAPIGDFNPLARMPSGVNFSFFASPVFGNPGFEVSDIPLSDIAQEVADGKLDAKPARVFSFDEIREAHRVAESGEAGGKIVVVVD, from the coding sequence ATGACTAGTAGCGTCAGCGCACTGCCAACCGCCCCGGCCGTGGTACGCGAGCAACCCGGCGGCGACACGATGCGGGCGATCATCCTGACGGGGTTCGGGGGCCTCGACCGGCTGGTGCACACCGAGATCCCCAAGCCGCTGCCCAAAGCCGGGGAAGTGGTCATCGAGGTCAAGGGCTTCGGCATCAACCACGCCGAGATACACATGCGCCGCGGCGAGTGGGCCGAAGCCGCGGAGGTCAGCGGCATCGAATGCGTCGGCATCGTCGACTCGTGCCCGGGCGGCGAGTTCCCGGTCGGCGCCAAGGTCGCCGCCCTGATGGGCGGTCTGGGCCGAACGATCAACGGCAGCTACGCGGAATACACGCGGGTACGCGCGGCCAACGTCGCCCTCATGGAATCCGATCTACCGTGGTCCCAACTGGCGGCGTTGCCGGAATCGTATGCGACGTCGTGGACTTGCCTGTTCCGCAATCTCAAGCTGACCGCGGGACAGACGCTGGTGATCCGCGGTGCGACGTCGGCGTTGGGCCAGGCCGCGCTGAAGATGGCGGTCATCACGGGAGCCAACGTCATCGCCACCGCGCGCAGCGAGAAGCGTTTTCCTTTGCTAGCGCAGCTCGGCGCCGCTCGTGTCGAGGTGGAACGGCCAGACCTTGCGGCGCACATCGCCGAAGCCAAGCGGATCGACGCGGTGCTCGACCTCGTCGGCAACAGCACCATCCTCGACTCCCTGGACATGCTGCGCCGTGACGGCACGGCCTGCCTCGCGGGCTGGCTGGGCGGCCTTGCCCCCATCGGGGATTTCAACCCGTTGGCGCGTATGCCCAGCGGCGTGAACTTTAGCTTCTTCGCCAGTCCGGTCTTCGGGAACCCGGGCTTCGAGGTGTCCGACATACCGCTGAGCGACATCGCACAGGAGGTGGCCGACGGCAAGCTCGACGCCAAGCCCGCGCGTGTCTTCTCGTTCGACGAGATTCGCGAGGCTCACCGAGTGGCGGAATCCGGAGAAGCAGGCGGCAAGATCGTCGTGGTGGTGGACTGA
- a CDS encoding TetR/AcrR family transcriptional regulator translates to MTDDKPRFTRKGQATRARIIEVAARLMFERGVANTSIDEVRSTAGVGGSQISHYFRDKRDLTREVIAARRDDVIEFHTQPRLGTLDSMEALQAWADACIADIDTVYRLGGCVYGSLAGELIEADDEVRDDLARGYDQWIELFQTGLEAMRRRGDLRADADPRHLAVSLVIAHQGGAMITHATGEAAPLQVAVNAAVDYVRSFAVDAQRRKAASRKRKS, encoded by the coding sequence GTGACTGACGATAAGCCGCGGTTCACCCGCAAAGGGCAGGCGACGCGGGCCCGCATCATCGAAGTCGCGGCCCGGCTGATGTTCGAGCGCGGCGTGGCCAACACCAGCATCGACGAGGTGCGCAGCACCGCCGGGGTGGGCGGATCGCAGATCTCGCACTACTTCCGCGACAAGCGCGATCTGACCCGAGAGGTCATCGCCGCACGCCGTGACGACGTCATCGAGTTTCACACCCAACCGCGACTCGGCACCCTCGACAGCATGGAGGCGCTACAAGCCTGGGCCGACGCCTGCATCGCCGACATCGACACCGTGTACCGGCTGGGCGGATGCGTCTACGGCTCGCTGGCCGGTGAACTGATCGAGGCCGACGACGAAGTGCGCGACGACCTTGCGCGCGGTTACGACCAATGGATCGAGCTGTTCCAGACCGGCCTCGAGGCGATGCGCCGGCGCGGCGACCTGCGCGCCGACGCCGACCCCCGCCACCTGGCCGTCTCGCTGGTCATCGCGCATCAGGGCGGTGCGATGATCACGCACGCCACCGGTGAAGCCGCACCCCTGCAAGTCGCCGTCAATGCCGCGGTCGACTACGTGCGCTCCTTCGCGGTCGATGCGCAGCGGCGAAAGGCCGCATCGCGCAAGCGCAAATCGTGA
- a CDS encoding TetR/AcrR family transcriptional regulator: MAHPDVQDEQRLTAKGRATRDRIVQSAAQLIVTEGLSASNMENVRKAASVSGSQLAHYFADKGTLIRAVIRRQVGVVLDFHRQPTLGDLDTFDDFERWIDLNLRYLRRIGTSGGIPTYHALTAQLAKSDEATRATLAAGYWHWVELLEPAIQRMKDKRVLVASADPRQLALAIISAHQGGATLTFTYRAQWPHADGTRFAVNYLRMFATDPDERTPRPARRPRGRRVKPRATT, translated from the coding sequence ATGGCCCATCCCGATGTTCAGGACGAACAACGGTTGACCGCCAAGGGGCGTGCCACCCGCGACAGGATCGTGCAGTCCGCCGCCCAGCTGATCGTGACCGAAGGTCTGTCGGCCTCCAACATGGAGAACGTGCGCAAGGCCGCCTCGGTCAGCGGCTCTCAGCTCGCCCACTATTTCGCGGACAAGGGCACCCTGATCCGCGCCGTGATCAGGCGACAGGTCGGCGTGGTACTTGACTTCCACCGCCAGCCCACACTTGGCGACCTGGACACGTTCGACGACTTCGAGCGTTGGATCGATCTGAACCTGCGCTATCTCCGGCGCATCGGAACCTCTGGTGGCATACCGACGTACCACGCGCTGACCGCGCAGCTGGCCAAGTCCGACGAAGCGACTCGCGCCACATTGGCTGCGGGCTACTGGCACTGGGTGGAGTTGCTCGAGCCCGCGATCCAGCGGATGAAGGACAAGCGAGTCCTGGTCGCGAGCGCCGATCCACGACAATTGGCGCTCGCGATCATCAGCGCCCACCAGGGCGGTGCCACGCTGACTTTCACCTATCGGGCGCAGTGGCCGCACGCCGATGGCACCCGGTTCGCGGTCAACTACCTGCGGATGTTTGCCACCGATCCCGACGAACGCACGCCGAGGCCCGCACGACGTCCTCGCGGACGGCGCGTGAAGCCCAGGGCGACAACGTGA
- a CDS encoding alpha/beta fold hydrolase: MPAVHHRYATVDGHRLFYREAGDASKPALILLHGFPTSSHMFRHLIPALADRYHVIAPDHLGFGLSDAPAVTEFDYTFDALTDLTAGLLGGLGVDRYAMYVQDYGAPIGWRLALRDPSAITAIVSQNGNAYDAGFVESFWKAVWAYQSDPNAETEAPLRQFLTLDATRWQYVTGVVDETLVDPECWHHDYTLLSRPGNDLVQLKLFHDYATNAPMYPAVHEYFRANRVPLLAVWGRGDEIFGPAGAEAFADDLPDAQIHLLDGGHFLLESALDDVAGLIRTFLEERVPA; the protein is encoded by the coding sequence ATGCCGGCTGTTCATCATCGTTACGCGACCGTCGACGGCCATCGGCTGTTCTATCGGGAGGCCGGAGACGCAAGCAAGCCGGCGTTGATTCTCCTGCACGGATTTCCGACCAGCTCCCACATGTTCCGGCATCTGATTCCCGCGCTCGCCGACCGTTACCACGTGATCGCGCCCGACCACCTGGGCTTTGGCCTCTCCGACGCCCCGGCCGTCACCGAGTTCGACTACACCTTCGATGCGCTGACCGACCTGACCGCCGGCCTGCTCGGCGGCCTTGGGGTCGATCGGTACGCGATGTACGTGCAGGACTACGGCGCGCCGATCGGTTGGCGGCTGGCGCTGCGCGACCCGTCCGCCATCACGGCAATCGTCAGCCAGAACGGCAACGCCTACGACGCCGGCTTCGTGGAGAGCTTCTGGAAAGCCGTGTGGGCCTACCAGTCTGACCCGAACGCCGAGACCGAGGCTCCGCTGCGTCAATTCCTCACCCTGGACGCCACCCGGTGGCAATACGTCACCGGGGTGGTCGACGAGACGCTGGTCGATCCCGAGTGCTGGCATCACGACTACACGTTGCTGTCGCGGCCCGGCAATGACCTGGTGCAACTGAAGCTGTTCCACGACTACGCCACCAACGCTCCGATGTACCCGGCCGTGCACGAGTACTTTCGTGCCAACCGGGTGCCACTGCTCGCGGTGTGGGGCCGCGGCGACGAGATCTTCGGACCCGCCGGCGCCGAGGCCTTCGCCGACGACCTTCCCGACGCTCAGATTCATCTGCTCGACGGTGGGCATTTCCTGCTGGAGTCCGCACTCGACGATGTCGCCGGGCTGATCCGCACCTTCCTCGAGGAACGCGTGCCCGCCTGA
- a CDS encoding SDR family oxidoreductase gives MGNTLRDKTVVVVGRGSGIARAVALLAHDEGARVIVAGRDQGKLATAYRDSDISAEVVDLTDDASIAALADRVGAVDHVVSTASARARGELASLERRNLALSFDTKVIGPTMLAKYFAPQINPGGSFVLFSGVHAFKLNVGYLGVGITNGAVDFLARWLAVELAPTRVNAISPGVIDTGAWDALGDEGKREYFARIAAGNPVGRIGTTEDVANAVLFAMSNTFMTGMTLKVDGGEPLI, from the coding sequence GTGGGTAACACGTTGCGGGACAAGACCGTCGTGGTGGTCGGCCGCGGCAGCGGCATCGCGCGTGCCGTGGCGCTGCTGGCACACGACGAGGGCGCGCGCGTCATCGTGGCCGGACGCGATCAGGGCAAACTCGCCACCGCATACCGCGACAGTGACATCAGCGCCGAGGTCGTCGATCTCACCGACGACGCGTCGATCGCGGCGCTTGCCGATCGGGTGGGCGCCGTGGATCACGTGGTGTCGACGGCTTCCGCGAGAGCGCGGGGTGAGCTGGCGTCGCTGGAACGCCGCAACCTTGCGCTGTCGTTTGACACCAAAGTCATCGGGCCCACGATGCTGGCCAAATATTTTGCACCGCAGATCAACCCGGGTGGGTCGTTCGTATTGTTCTCGGGCGTTCACGCCTTCAAGCTGAACGTCGGGTACCTCGGGGTGGGCATCACCAATGGGGCAGTCGATTTCCTGGCCCGCTGGCTGGCCGTCGAGCTCGCACCGACGCGGGTCAACGCGATTTCGCCGGGAGTCATCGATACGGGGGCATGGGACGCCCTCGGCGACGAGGGGAAGCGCGAGTACTTCGCGCGCATCGCGGCGGGCAACCCGGTGGGACGAATCGGCACCACGGAGGACGTCGCCAACGCGGTTCTCTTCGCCATGAGCAACACCTTCATGACCGGAATGACGCTGAAAGTCGACGGCGGCGAGCCTCTGATTTAG